CTTCCACAAATATCAATGAAATTTATAAGAACCTTGGTGTTGAAACGCCTGTAGTGCTAGAATATGCTGACGTTTTGAAGTCAAAAGGGAAGGaccaacattttcatttgtatttcgataattttttcttCAATCTCTCTACTTGAACAACTTCCCAATAAACAGATTTTTGGCACGGGCGCAATGAGGGAGAATCGTATTCCTGGAAGCACTTTAACTAATTCTAAGATTATGAAGAAAAGTGCTCGTGGTAGTTATGATTTCATCAAAATTCCTGATAGCGACATAATATTCATAAAGTGGAACGACAATAATATCGTGACCTTTTGTTCCAATGCAATCGGAGTGAATCCCACAAATTTGACCACACGTTACTCCCAAAAGGAAAAGAAATACATACAAGTTGAACAACCATGTGTCGTAAAATATTATAATAAGAGCATGGGAGGGGTTGACCGTTCAGACCAAAATATTAGCCTTCACCGCACTGCCATTGGAGGTAAGAAATGGTATTTTCCCCTCACAACTCATGGTGTAGATATGGCTGTTCAAAATGCCTGGTAGATACATAAACATAATGGTGGAACAATGGATCAATTATCTTTCAGAAGAAGTATTGCGACAACTTTGCTCACCCAAAATAAAAGGGGTAATGTCTATCAAAAAGGACATCCTTCACAAAGTTCCATCGACGATTTTTGGTATGATCGAATAGATCATTTGGTAATTCCACAGGATAAACAAACCAGGTGTGGCGATTGCCATCAAAAGGAACCAACAAGGTGCGAAAAATGTAATATAGGATTATATGTAAAATGTTTTGTTACATATCACAGGAAATAATTTAAATGATGTCATAGTATACCATGTGCCCAATGTCCTATATATAGAACGGCTCTAATCCAACtttctaaatacatttttttaaaatcattATCAATTCATCTTTTTATTGTCATTTCAATGGAAAATAATACAAAGTCACGATGGAAAAGTTCTTGTACAACGTATGGGCATATCTGGGTTAAATAAGACGTTTTCGAAATGGCAGGAGATATTAACTTACTAACGGATAGCTGGCTTGTAACTATTATTTTATTACCCTAAAAACATTTCTCAACCCTCACTTAAATAAAGTGTGCACTTGCGAggagtaaaataaaatatttagtttaaaattataaataatgatGCTAttcaaactgaaaaaaaatattttctcaaatttttgagatacttttttaattgttttttatttcttaacCTTAAATATATTTCATAATTCTTAAACTATTCCCTCATCATCGGTGAGTCGTATCATACGCAACCGGCTGGTAAAGCTGCTTGACAACTGTTTATGCTCTGATTGAAATACTTTCCATTAGGGCAAGACATGGCTCGACCCGCCAAACGGTTTGTGCTTCTATCTAAGTAACAATAGACGTAGCTGTAATAACGAAGAAAATGTGATTTGTCAGAAATCGGATAAGTTTCAAGAACCAAAATAAAAGATGAGGATACTCACGTGGTACAGGCTGTATCATTTGGATATGGATAACGTCCAACTTGTGTACGACTCGCACAAATTGAATCCTCAGCACTCGCAGTAAAACCAGTTGAAGAAGTAGGTGTAGATGGGCTTGTCGCCGTGACAGTGGACGTTGTTCCAGAAGACGATGTTAACAAAGATGTTGGAGTGGTTGTAGTGGTAGCATTTGTGGGCGTGGTTGCTGTTGTTGGCGTGGCTGTGGTGGAGCTGGCAATGTCGCACATATTATTGGGATCCCTTAAGCATGTATTAACACATGGACTTATACCACCATTGGCTTGTGACGTCAGACATATTTCATTAGTGGGACAAGTGGCTATCACAGTCGTCAATTGACCTCCCATGCACATGCCAAATGTATTCTGACTTGTGCAAGTATAAGCGCCATCATTAACACCTTGACATAATCCACACTGTGCTGTATTGCCACAATCTGCTTTAACGTGGGAATTACTTTGGGGATCTGCACAAATCAAACCCAAGGCAGTGCAGACGTCACCCGCATTGGGGCAAGTATATACTGGATTTTGTGGTACACCTTCAAGCATaagaagaaattgaaaatattttctaaattattgtTAGTCTTATTACCGTTAAAGCATAGTCGAAATGTTGTGTTTGACGCGCAAGCAGCTCCGTTATTTGGATTACATATATTACAAGCGGCGTTGACGTCAGATCCGGCCATAAAGACTACAAAGATTGTTATCTGTTCAACAAAAGTGAGATAGACATAATTAGACAAAAAAATTTGTGGCTTGAAAAAGTTTCACAATATTACACTAATTCTCCACATAGTGATATTTGCTGTGTTTCCCTATACAACATTCCTTCTAACTAAACCTCGCGTATCAGAAACTCTGGGTTTTATATTTTTTCTGGGTGAATTGAGTTAGATCTCGGGTGATTTATGTTGTGTCATTTTGATATGAGATTACGTTCACACTCTTGTTTGTCTAAAGTTTATCTATGGAACAGTGCAACGAGCTCATGGAAGTGTGGTGTGGAAATTCAGTTGGTTATCGGACGGTTTCAAGGCAAAAGATTATGGTCCAAAAAGTGAAGGTAAAATTTGTAACTATAAATTTAGTTCTAGGAATTGTGAGCACAGCGACGAATATGTGGGTAAAAAAAGAGCAATTAAGCTTAATTCTTAAAATCCAGCACAACAACTTCGCTCAGCACTTTTTTTTTGCGATACGTGAAAAATTGCCAGAGTTACAGCTTCGGTGTTGTGGTGAAAAATTGAGTCTTAACAACGAgaagccacgcccattattttaaatttgaatcgATGTTGCTGATGACCCAAAAGTTAGTCCAAATCTCTTGGAGTACGCCTCTTGTTATCTTTCTACCgaaagcttacttacttacttacttaattggcgcttaaccatttaaacggttatggccgtccaacaagacgcgccagtcgcttcttttccctgtcaactggcgccaattggtcacaccaagggagtttaaatcgttttccacctggtccttccagtggagtgggggccgccctcttcctctgtttccataggcgaattccgataaaaacactttctaggccggagcgtcatctttcattcgctggactatgttaatgtctgcgtagagcttatacagctcatcattaaatcttcttaggTCCTCAGCATCGCCAATGCgtggaggtccataaatctttcgaagaacttttctctcgaacactcccagagccgcttcatctgatgttgtcatggtccatgcttctgcaccatatagcaggacgggactCTACCGAAAGCAGGAAACATAAATTGTGCTCAATGGCTGCGGGCTTATCGACCTAGCATCTTTCCTAGTAAAAACTCTAGATAGGCTGGTAAAATGTACATCGAAACGTTTTTCTTCAACCCAGTACACGtaaaccaaaggcaagtcggtagacaaaTTCTTGCATAAAACTGGAAAAACATAGAAAAATACAAGGAATATACCTTGATTAATTTCTTGGAAATTGCGTGGTTTTCAATAGTGCCTAAAAACAGGAATCTAAAAATGGCCCCAAAGAGTTTGAACTAAATGAAGCCTTCAGAATCGAATTGGCTACATGCTATGCTGATGCTATGCTGCAATAAGACTATTCGCAATGACCTTAATATAACGTCACAATTTATTACGTATCTTAACTTGAATacgtcctagatactagtcatcaaactcctcatcgatctggggcgttgatcagacaattaaataaaagcgttgggcgcgtgaaatttctaaaaatgtgaagcgtagcataacctgattaaagttcatttggtcttatatatgactatcaatagaaatttgacacgtccaacgcttttatttaattgtctgatcaatgccctagattgatgaggagtgttttgactagtacctaggacctacctaaatatttgctagcttttagtattattattatatcatataagtattgttttcaataaaaccgtttaacttacagatttcttttaattattttattttcattctttatttaattgcctattattatatctcattctatttagttaatttagtgattcattattacaaggactctttcctgacaatttgttacaatctaagtcctcaatacataatccttccaaagactttactcgactctgcgccacgtatgcttgtccctcctccaactccaaaatatttttatgtcacttctaccggactgtatgtaatatttgttccaaatatgagccaaatcggaccacaaacacgatttttgtgaatatctcgatccttgcgccgcctagacgcaatttttttcttattatggcactgtcatcgggctctgaactatattccaagattcaagcttgtagcttatcgggaagttacttaaatttcaattacaaaaaaagtgcTGTCAAGTCAACTTAAAAAAACCGTTTAAATATAAAGCTCACGATGGATTaacagcagatataggaagtatGTTATTAGACCACATTATGCACAAGAGACGGCATCTATTTTCGCGACTTAATGCGgccgaatttttattttttttcgaattgtAGGGAAATGCGGAAATCAACCATGCATACTtcgaaaaattttacgaaaaatgtGGCAACGCGGTTTTTTTTCATTACTCACATTCCATGTAATTATTTTCTTCGATGTTAAAAGCcttaaatagtaaataaataaatgaaggcgcgataacctccgaagagattttagggcgagcttctcttccaatttgcttcgtgccgGGACctgttttttatgccgactccgaacggcatctgcaaggcagatgagtattcaatgagagcttttcattgcagaaatacactcccgaacactgccggggggcgaccccgcttagaaaaatatcctctaattgaaaaaacttgtttctaaaattttgatgttgctttgcccggggcgtgaacccatgatcttcggtgtagtaggcggagcacgctgccatcataccacggcggccgcataaAATAAATCTATTTTTCTTAAAAGTTGGGGGCTTTTCGATTGTTTTCCCTGGCTGGCTAGTAATGGATTTATATACCTCAAGGGTTTAAAAATTGAGAGCTCTTTGTAAACGCTTAAGCGACTATTTCGTGGATAGTTATCTCCACTGCAAAATTCTGCCATATCACcgaagaataaataaatattggttGTATTACTTAGTGAGACGAATTTGCTCCCGTGGTAACGTAGTGCAACTTTTAATACATTATATAAGTCAAGAATATAATCTTATTTATATTAACTTTATTTGTTGTTATCTTCACTCACTGCAGTTGTGTTGAAACCCTATTTTGTCACAAATTCTATAAAAAGCTATTCGTGCCGTTGAATCAAATTTAGTAATTGCTTATAAAGATATTTGAACGGCAGCAACATGAGGCAACACACAAAACTAACAATTTTGGTAGGCAACTAATTtacataataaaattaattaaaatatccaaATGTTTAGTACCTACAAAGTAAATAATTAAATACTATTCTAATAGCTTTCCGTCATAACAATATCAACTTTGTTGGTGCAACAAACGACAGCAAGCTGCGGTGTTTGCAATAGTAACGGTATTGCTTGTATCAGCCAAACagaattttatatttgttataATAATCAGCCAGATAATACAACAAGACATGAATGCCCTAATCAAGGCACCTGTACAAACCTAAAAATCAAATGCTCTGAAGCAGGGAATGCGCCCGCTGATTGTACACCTCCAATATGCGGTTGCACTGCGAATAGCGAAATGTTTGCCTGCACCAGCCGCACCACATTTGCACAATGCAATGGTGCTCAAGTTGTTACAAGGGGTAGCTGCCCGACTGGCTTGTTATGCTCTTCTACGGGGGGCGGAGAGCTTTGTGTTGGTGAATGTCAAGTGCAAGGGCAAATTGAGTGCGATCTAGATGTACCTGCCAGTTAATTGAATTGATTAATGTAGAAATTAATTGTTTGAATTTCTCTATGATAAATAAATACTTTACAGATTCTTatgtttattataaacaaaatatagtatgtaaagaaataaataataaaattttgtcttaatatttttataaattgtactagttttctgaatttatttcCCAAGCTACTATGAAAAACCGTTTCAAATAGTTTAATCCATCGATGCCTTGAATGGAGTAtcatcgattttttttaataaaaatctcaaaatttgtAAGAAATCTTGTGTATAATTCACATACTAATGAATTCATGAAATCCAACTTACATTACATTAAACGAGATAGGAAAATTTTAAACTCATGAAACCGTTTTCGGCCGCACAAAAACAATTCTAAAGTTTAGTGAAGCATTTCAAGCATGTTTCTTTGCTTtttgactttttatactcagttgagcagagctcacagagtatattaagtttgattggataacggttggttgtacatatataaaggaatcgagatagatatagacttccatatatcaaaataatcaggatcgaaaaaaatttgattgagccatgtccgtccgtccgtccgtccgtccgtccgtccgtccgtccgttaacacgataacttgagtaaattttgaggtatcttgatgaaatttggtatgtaggttcctgagcactcatctcagatcgctatttaaaatgaacgatatcggactataaccacgcccactttttcgatatcgaaaatttcgaaaaaccgaaaaagtgcgataactcattacaaaagacagataaagcgacgaaacttggtagatgggttgacgttatgacgcagaatagaaaattagtaagattttggacaatgggcgtggcaccgcccacttttacaagaaggtaatttaaaagttttgcaagctgtaatttggcagtcgttgaagatatcatgatgaaatttggcaagaacgttactactattactctatatgcgctaaataaaaattagcaaaattggatgaagaacacgcccactttttaaaaaaaaaattttttaaattcaaattttaacaaaaaatttaatatctttactgtatataagtaaattaagtcaaaattcaactccagtaatgatatgatgcaacaaaatacaaaaataaaagaaaatttcaaaatgggcgtggctccgcccattttcatttagtttgtctagaatacttttattgccataagtcgaacaaaaatttaccaatccttctcaaatttggtaagagcatagattctatgacggttactgttctctgtgaaaatgggcgaaatcggtggaagccacgcccagtttttatacacagtccaccgtctgtccttccgctcggccattaacacaataacttgagcaaaatccgatatatctttactaaacttagcccacgtacttacctaagctcactttttcttggtataaaaaatgggcgaaatctgaccataaccacgcccactttatcgatatcgaaaattacgacaaatgaaaaaaatgccataattctataccaaatacgaaaaaagtgatgaaacatggtaatataactttagaaaaaactttgtaaaatgggtgtgacacctaccatattaagtagaagaaaatgaaaaagttctacaaggcgaaatcaacagcccttggaatcttggcaggaatactgttagtggtattgcatatataaataaattagcagtacccgacagatgattttctggatcacctggtccacattttggtcgatatcgcgagaacgccttcacatatacatctaagggccactcgctttaaaaacactcattaatacctttaatttgatatccatatcgtacaaaaacataccagagtcacccctgtcccaccctaatggcgatatctcgaaaaggcgtccacctatagacctaatgccccctccctcttaaaatgctcagtaacacctttcgtttgatacccatatcgtacaaacattctagagtcacccctggcccaccctaatggcgatatctcgaaaaggcgtccacctatagacctagtgtccactccctcttaaaatgctcagtaacacctttcgtttgatacccatatcgtacaaacattctagagtcacccctggcccaccctaatggcgatatctcgaaaacgcgtccacctatagacctaatgcccactccttcttaaaatgctcagtaacagctttcgtttgatacccatatcgtacaaacattctagagtcatacctggcccaccctaatggcgatatttcgaaaaggcgtccacctatagaactaaggattactcccttttaaaatactcattaccacctttcatttgatacccatatcgtacaaacacattctagagtcaccctggcccaccctaatggcgatatctcgaaaaggcgtccacctataggcctaatgtccactccctcttaaaatgctcagtaacacctttcgtttgatacccatatcgtacaaacattctagagtcacccctggcccaccctaatggcgatatctcgaaaaggcgtccacctatagacctaatgtccactccttcttaaaatgctcagtaacacctttcgtttgatacccatatcgtacaaacattctagagtcacccctggcccaccctaatggcgatatctcgaaaacgcgtccacctatagacctaatgcccactccttcttaaaatgctcagtaacagctttcgtttgatacccatatcgtacaaacattctagagtcatacctggcccaccctaatggcgatatttcgaaaaggcgtccacctatagaactaaggattactcccttttaaaatactcattaccacctttcatttgatacccatatcgtacaaacacattctagagtcaccctggcccaccctaatggcgatatctcgaaaaggcgtccacctataggcctaatgtccactccctcttaaaatgctcagtaacacctttcgtttgatacccatatcgtacaaacattctagagtcacccctggcccaccctaatggcgatatctcgaaaaggcgtccacctatagacctaatgtccactccttcttaaaatgctcagtaacacctttcgtttgatacccatatcgtacaaacattctagagtcacccctggcccaccctaatggcgatatctcgaaaaggcgtccacctatagacctaatgtccactccttcttaaaatgctcagtaacacctttcgtttgatacccatatcgtacaaacattctagagtcacccctgtcccaccctaatggcgatatctcgaaaaggcgtccacctatagacctaatgcccactccctcttaaaatgctcagtaacacctttcgtttgatacccatatcgtacaaacattctagagtcacacctggcccaccctaatggcgatatctcgaaaaggcgtccacctatagaactaaggattactcccttttaaaatactcattaccacctttcatttgatacccatatcgtacaaacacattctagagtcaccctggcccaccctaatggcgatatctcgaaaaggcgtccacatatagacctaatgcccactccctcttaaaatgctcagtaacacctttcgtttgatacccataccgtacaaacattctagagtcacccttggtccagctttatggcgatatctcgaaaaggcgtccacctatagaactaaggattactcccttttaaaatactcattaccacctttcatttgatacccatatcgtacaaacacattctagagtcaccctggcccaccctaatggcgatatctcgaaaaggcgtccacctatagacctaatgcccactccctcttaaaatgctcagtaacacctttcgtttgatacccatatcgtacaaacattctagagtcacccttggtccacctttatggcgatatctcaaaaaggcgtcaacctatagaactaaggattactcccttttaaaatactccttaccacctttcatttgatacccatatcgtacaaacacattctagagtcacccctggcccaccctaatggcgatatctcgaaaaggcgtccacctatagacctaatgcccactccctcttaaaatgctcagtaacacctttcgtttgatacccatatcgtacaaacattctagagtcacccctggcccaccctaatggcgatatctcgaaagggcgtccacctatagacctaatgcccactccctcttaaaatgctcagtaacacctttcgtttgatgcacatatcgtacaaacacattctagagtcacccctggcccaccctaatgacgatatctcgaaaaggcgtccacctatagacctcatgcccactccctcttaaaatgctcagtaacacctttcgtttgatacccataccgtacaaacattctagagtcacccctggcccaccctaatggcgatatctcgaaaaggcgtccacctatagacctaatgcccactccctcttaaaatgctcagtaacacctttcatttgattcccatatcgtacaaacacattctagagacacccctggtccacctttatggcgatatctcgaaacggcgtccacctatggaactaaggatcactccttttcaaaatactcattaacagctttcatttgatacccatatcgtacaaacacattatagaatcacccctggtccaccttaatggggacatctcgaaaaggcgtccaccgatagacctaaggcccactccctcttaaaatgctcagtaacacctttcatttgatacccatatcgtacaaacaaattctagagtcagccctggtctacctttatggcgatatcccta
The Eurosta solidaginis isolate ZX-2024a chromosome 5, ASM4086904v1, whole genome shotgun sequence DNA segment above includes these coding regions:
- the LOC137251803 gene encoding threonine-rich protein, with the translated sequence MWRISITIFVVFMAGSDVNAACNICNPNNGAACASNTTFRLCFNGVPQNPVYTCPNAGDVCTALGLICADPQSNSHVKADCGNTAQCGLCQGVNDGAYTCTSQNTFGMCMGGQLTTVIATCPTNEICLTSQANGGISPCVNTCLRDPNNMCDIASSTTATPTTATTPTNATTTTTPTSLLTSSSGTTSTVTATSPSTPTSSTGFTASAEDSICASRTQVGRYPYPNDTACTTYVYCYLDRSTNRLAGRAMSCPNGKYFNQSINSCQAALPAGCV
- the LOC137251805 gene encoding uncharacterized protein; this encodes MRQHTKLTILLSVITISTLLVQQTTASCGVCNSNGIACISQTEFYICYNNQPDNTTRHECPNQGTCTNLKIKCSEAGNAPADCTPPICGCTANSEMFACTSRTTFAQCNGAQVVTRGSCPTGLLCSSTGGGELCVGECQVQGQIECDLDVPAS